One genomic segment of Drosophila melanogaster chromosome 3R includes these proteins:
- the Mhcl gene encoding myosin heavy chain-like, isoform I: MPPLSPANEATAEIAASGEENAGPVESDRLEKEKFLARVLAAMNGGPRSGNLASNNSSGSSLNSTLSGSAPLARPPKPPASQARKQLRLLPKQREQSPVLSNGHTTRSTLSHQHTTNKYTLKSTGGNAGSSTLSSSLLGADSDRHRLVNRSPSPALSVSSRCSTQSQSSISNFTSNSRLQTPPRRVFPQSYTRGSGGVDPYEMRQLESSPVVFDGNLSFVLGCQRQPVYQSMRASPSFEDPRTSSAYLSEKIQNFLKRTDHVQEEWTAMSRRTRRINSNSGRAGGSESRCTTPGSTCSGYDDYDTISLIERQRERNSMERCGSVGRTRSSQNILTKAFQLAKQLPHTPTSRGNSVARDRESSVATISLTTGDNDDDDDRTIREEDDELSELTVDLAEERSTAHIATERLEAETAERLKLEKELGDQTNKVKNLQETTEKLEMELICAKSDLNGISEDEDAENEDGVGGGVYKLKYERVARELEFTKRRLHTQHEHDLEQLVALKKHLEMKLSDAYEEVVEQRQVVGQWKRKAQKMTNEMNDLRMLLEEQNARNNLLEKKQRKFDAECQSLQDAVRQERQAKERYGREKDVLQAEKFTLEQTLADTRLDLEFKEEKLASLQRELEEMTFGGGTEEEFAQLRRSKNETERRAKEQEEELDEMAGQIQLLEQAKLRLEMTLETMRKEARRESQQRDEELEEVRGNGYKKIKALECQLETEHEERTLLLREKHELERRLSSMEDRDRVDRDAEEALNQKLRRDLRKYKALLKDAQTQLERLKADTPGKTLIRQLRNQLEDAESARSLAMKARQTAEAELTEVQAMFDESHRARNDAEERANAAHRDRAELQAQIEENEEELGELMKKYSATVKQLNTEQINVSEAEFKLNEMEAERNNLKEQVAELQHRLDNVENLGDPSMAMMSKRLELRTKELESRLELEQATRARLEVQVNRHKEALEKLQNEVTQSKMREMQAQDVIKKSQKSLRDMREEFHAVSSREQESLTRRKDLEKKVEQMESEGAALKNDLRLALQRIADLQQAMEEEGEEELSESDESLSSVGSISDLEDRLRPVHVKRSSQQSLNGSIGGGGGSVVSSTRTVVFEKDDNSPRNNAK, from the exons ATGCCTCCCCTGTCGCCTGCTAATGAGGCTACTGCTGAAATTGCAGCTTCAGGTGAGGAGAATGCAGGACCTGTAGAATCGGACCGATTGGAAAAGGAGAAGTTCTTGGCTCGCGTACTAGCAGCCATGAACGGCGGCCCTAGATCAGGAAACCTCGCctccaacaacagcagcggtTCATCGTTGAACTCTACGTTGAGTGGATCTGCCCCTCTGGCACGCCCACCCAAACCACCTGCCAGTCAAGCCAGGAAACAGCTCCGTCTGCTGCCCAAGCAGCGGGAGCAGAGTCCTGTGCTGAGCAATGGCCACACAACACGTTCCACACTGAGTCACCAGCACACCACCAACAAATACACACTGAAATCCACTGGTGGCAATGCCGGCAGCTCGACGCTTTCATCGTCCTTGCTGG GAGCGGACAGTGACCGTCATCGCCTAGTAAACCGTTCGCCCAGTCCGGCCCTTTCCGTGTCGTCGCGATGCTCAACACAGTCCCAGTCATCGATCTCCAACTTCACCTCCAACTCAAGACTGCAGACGCCACCGAGAAGGGTCTTCCCGCAGAGTTACACGCGCGGATCGGGTGGAGTCGATCCCTACGAAATGCGACAGTTGGAAAGTTCCCCTGTGGTATTTGATGGCAATCTCTCCTTTGTGCTCGGATGCCAAAGGCAGCCGGTGTATCAGTCGATGCGTGCTTCGCCCTCTTTTGAGGATCCGCGTACATCATCCGCTTATCTGAGTGAGAAGATACAGAATTTCCTAAAGCGCACAGATCATGTACAGGAGGAGTGGACCGCTATGTCCAGGAGGACGCGAAGAATCAACAGCAATAGTGGTCGTGCAGGAGGATCTGAAAGTCGCTGCACTACCCCAGGCAGCACCTGTTCGGGATACGATGACTACGATACCATCTCGCTAATAGAGCGTCAGCGAGAGAGGAACAGCATGGAGCGCTGCGGATCGGTGGGACGCACTCGCTCCTCGCAGAACATCTTGACCAAGGCCTTTCAACTGGCCAAACAGCTTCCCCATACGCCAACGTCGCGTGGGAATTCGGTTGCCCGGGATCGGGAGTCATCTGTGGCCACCATTAGTCTTACAACCGGGGAcaatgacgatgatgatgatcgcACCATTCGTGAGGAGGATGATGAG CTATCCGAGCTGACGGTGGACCTGGCCGAGGAGCGATCCACGGCTCATATAGCTACCGAGCGGCTGGAGGCGGAAACCGCCGAACGCTTGAAGCTGGAGAAGGAGCTGGGCGATCAAACCAACAAGGTGAAGAACCTTCAGGAGACGACGGAGAAGCTGGAAATGGAGCTGATATGCGCCAAGTCCGATCTGAATGGCATCTCTGAGGACGAGGATGCAGAGAACGAGGATGGGGTCGGCGGCGGCGTCTACAAGCTTAAGTACGAGCGGGTGGCCAGGGAGCTGGAGTTCACCAAAAGGCGGTTACACACGCAGCATGAGCACGATCTGGAACAGCTGGTCGCGCTCAAGAAGCATTTGGAGATGAAG CTTTCCGATGCCTACGAAGAAGTTGTGGAACAACGTCAGGTTGTGGGCCAATGGAAGCGCAAGGCACAGAAGATGACCAACGAGATGAACGATCTGCGCATGCTGCTCGAGGAGCAAAATGCGCGCAACAATTTGCTCGAGAAGAAGCAGCGCAAGTTCGACGCCGAGTGCCAGTCCCTGCAGGATGCAGTGCGTCAGGAGCGACAGGCCAAAGAGCGCTACGGTCGCGAAAAGGACGTCCTGCAGGCCGAGAAGTTCACACTGGAGCAAACGCTGGCG GACACCCGTCTGGATCTTGAATTCAAGGAGGAGAAACTTGCATCGCTACAGCGCGAGCTGGAGGAGATGACCTTTGGTGGCGGCACCGAGGAGGAGTTCGCCCAACTGCGGCGCTCCAAAAATGAAACAGAGCGTCGGGCCAAGGAACAGGAGGAAGAACTGGACGAGATGGCCGGTCAGATACAGCTGCTCGAACAAGCCAAGCTTCGCCTGGAGATGACCCTGGAAACAATGCGCAAAGAAGCGCGCCGTGAGTCCCAGCAGCGCGACGAAGAGCTGGAAGAAGTACGCGGTAACGGCTACAAGAAGATTAAAGCCCTTGAATGCCAGCTGGAAACTGAGCACGAGGAGCGGACTCTGCTGCTGCGCGAGAAGCACGAGCTAGAGCGACGTCTCTCCTCCATGGAGGATCGCGATCGTGTTGATCGCGATGCCGAGGAAGCGCTCAACCAAAAACTGCGACGCGATCTTCGCAAATACAAGGCCCTGCTCAAGGACGCCCAGACACAGTTGGAGCGGCTTAAGGCTGACACGCCTGGCAAGACGCTTATAAGACAACTGCGTAATCAACTGGAGGATGCCGAATCTGCTCGTTCGCTGGCTATGAAAGCGCGACAAACTGCGGAAGCCGAACTTACTGAAGTGCAGGCCATGTTCGATGAGTCGCATCGAGCTAGGAATGACGCGGAGGAGCGAGCCAATGCCGCACACAGAGATCGGGCTGAGCTGCAGGCCCAGATCGAGGAGAACGAGGAGGAGCTGGGCGAGCTGATGAAGAAGTACAGCGCCACGGTAAAGCAACTAAATACAGAGCAAATCAACGTATCCGAGGCTGAGTTTAAACTCAATGAAATGGAAGCAGAGCGCAATAACCTCAAGGAGCAGGTGGCCGAGCTGCAGCACCGACTGGACAACGTTGAGAACTTGGGGGATCCATCTATGGCCATGATGTCCAAGCG ACTGGAGCTGCGCACCAAGGAATTAGAGTCTCGACTGGAACTAGAGCAGGCCACTCGGGCTCGCCTTGAAGTGCAGGTGAACCGTCACAAAGAGGCTCTGGAAAAACTGCAGAACGAGGTGACGCAGTCAAAGATGCGTGAGATGCAGGCCCAGGATGTAATCAAAAAATCGCAAAAGAGTCTGCGCGACATGCGCGAAGAGTTCCACGCTGTCTCCAGCCGCGAGCAGGAGTCGCTCACAAGGCGCAAGGACCTGGAGAAGAAGGTGGAGCAAATGGAGTCGGAGGGAGCGGCGCTTAAAAACGATCTACGACTGGCTTTACAGCGAATAGCTGATCTACAGCAGGCAATGGAGGAAGAGGGCGAGGAGGAGCTGAGCGAAAG TGATGAAAGCCTCAGTTCGGTGGGCTCTATCAGTGATCTGGAAGATCGACTTCGGCCAGTTCATGTAAAACGCAGCTCACAGCAGTCCTTGAACGGCAGCATCGGCGGCGGAGGCGGAAGCGTTGTCAGCTCCACCCGCACCGTGGTGTTCGAAAAGGACGACAACAGCCCGAG AAATAACGCCAAGTAA
- the Mhcl gene encoding myosin heavy chain-like, isoform D — MPPLSPANEATAEIAASGEENAGPVESDRLEKEKFLARVLAAMNGGPRSGNLASNNSSGSSLNSTLSGSAPLARPPKPPASQARKQLRLLPKQREQSPVLSNGHTTRSTLSHQHTTNKYTLKSTGGNAGSSTLSSSLLGNKDSEIPYEVSLKLPLNPPTGADSDRHRLVNRSPSPALSVSSRCSTQSQSSISNFTSNSRLQTPPRRVFPQSYTRGSGGVDPYEMRQLESSPVVFDGNLSFVLGCQRQPVYQSMRASPSFEDPRTSSAYLSEKIQNFLKRTDHVQEEWTAMSRRTRRINSNSGRAGGSESRCTTPGSTCSGYDDYDTISLIERQRERNSMERCGSVGRTRSSQNILTKAFQLAKQLPHTPTSRGNSVARDRESSVATISLTTGDNDDDDDRTIREEDDELSELTVDLAEERSTAHIATERLEAETAERLKLEKELGDQTNKVKNLQETTEKLEMELICAKSDLNGISEDEDAENEDGVGGGVYKLKYERVARELEFTKRRLHTQHEHDLEQLVALKKHLEMKLSDAYEEVVEQRQVVGQWKRKAQKMTNEMNDLRMLLEEQNARNNLLEKKQRKFDAECQSLQDAVRQERQAKERYGREKDVLQAEKFTLEQTLADTRLDLEFKEEKLASLQRELEEMTFGGGTEEEFAQLRRSKNETERRAKEQEEELDEMAGQIQLLEQAKLRLEMTLETMRKEARRESQQRDEELEEVRGNGYKKIKALECQLETEHEERTLLLREKHELERRLSSMEDRDRVDRDAEEALNQKLRRDLRKYKALLKDAQTQLERLKADTPGKTLIRQLRNQLEDAESARSLAMKARQTAEAELTEVQAMFDESHRARNDAEERANAAHRDRAELQAQIEENEEELGELMKKYSATVKQLNTEQINVSEAEFKLNEMEAERNNLKEQVAELQHRLDNVENLGDPSMAMMSKRLELRTKELESRLELEQATRARLEVQVNRHKEALEKLQNEVTQSKMREMQAQDVIKKSQKSLRDMREEFHAVSSREQESLTRRKDLEKKVEQMESEGAALKNDLRLALQRIADLQQAMEEEGEEELSESDESLSSVGSISDLEDRLRPVHVKRSSQQSLNGSIGGGGGSVVSSTRTVVFEKDDNSPRNNAK, encoded by the exons ATGCCTCCCCTGTCGCCTGCTAATGAGGCTACTGCTGAAATTGCAGCTTCAGGTGAGGAGAATGCAGGACCTGTAGAATCGGACCGATTGGAAAAGGAGAAGTTCTTGGCTCGCGTACTAGCAGCCATGAACGGCGGCCCTAGATCAGGAAACCTCGCctccaacaacagcagcggtTCATCGTTGAACTCTACGTTGAGTGGATCTGCCCCTCTGGCACGCCCACCCAAACCACCTGCCAGTCAAGCCAGGAAACAGCTCCGTCTGCTGCCCAAGCAGCGGGAGCAGAGTCCTGTGCTGAGCAATGGCCACACAACACGTTCCACACTGAGTCACCAGCACACCACCAACAAATACACACTGAAATCCACTGGTGGCAATGCCGGCAGCTCGACGCTTTCATCGTCCTTGCTGGGTAATAAGGACTCTGAAATACCGTACGAGGTCTCGCTGAAACTGCCACTGAATCCTCCCACAGGAGCGGACAGTGACCGTCATCGCCTAGTAAACCGTTCGCCCAGTCCGGCCCTTTCCGTGTCGTCGCGATGCTCAACACAGTCCCAGTCATCGATCTCCAACTTCACCTCCAACTCAAGACTGCAGACGCCACCGAGAAGGGTCTTCCCGCAGAGTTACACGCGCGGATCGGGTGGAGTCGATCCCTACGAAATGCGACAGTTGGAAAGTTCCCCTGTGGTATTTGATGGCAATCTCTCCTTTGTGCTCGGATGCCAAAGGCAGCCGGTGTATCAGTCGATGCGTGCTTCGCCCTCTTTTGAGGATCCGCGTACATCATCCGCTTATCTGAGTGAGAAGATACAGAATTTCCTAAAGCGCACAGATCATGTACAGGAGGAGTGGACCGCTATGTCCAGGAGGACGCGAAGAATCAACAGCAATAGTGGTCGTGCAGGAGGATCTGAAAGTCGCTGCACTACCCCAGGCAGCACCTGTTCGGGATACGATGACTACGATACCATCTCGCTAATAGAGCGTCAGCGAGAGAGGAACAGCATGGAGCGCTGCGGATCGGTGGGACGCACTCGCTCCTCGCAGAACATCTTGACCAAGGCCTTTCAACTGGCCAAACAGCTTCCCCATACGCCAACGTCGCGTGGGAATTCGGTTGCCCGGGATCGGGAGTCATCTGTGGCCACCATTAGTCTTACAACCGGGGAcaatgacgatgatgatgatcgcACCATTCGTGAGGAGGATGATGAG CTATCCGAGCTGACGGTGGACCTGGCCGAGGAGCGATCCACGGCTCATATAGCTACCGAGCGGCTGGAGGCGGAAACCGCCGAACGCTTGAAGCTGGAGAAGGAGCTGGGCGATCAAACCAACAAGGTGAAGAACCTTCAGGAGACGACGGAGAAGCTGGAAATGGAGCTGATATGCGCCAAGTCCGATCTGAATGGCATCTCTGAGGACGAGGATGCAGAGAACGAGGATGGGGTCGGCGGCGGCGTCTACAAGCTTAAGTACGAGCGGGTGGCCAGGGAGCTGGAGTTCACCAAAAGGCGGTTACACACGCAGCATGAGCACGATCTGGAACAGCTGGTCGCGCTCAAGAAGCATTTGGAGATGAAG CTTTCCGATGCCTACGAAGAAGTTGTGGAACAACGTCAGGTTGTGGGCCAATGGAAGCGCAAGGCACAGAAGATGACCAACGAGATGAACGATCTGCGCATGCTGCTCGAGGAGCAAAATGCGCGCAACAATTTGCTCGAGAAGAAGCAGCGCAAGTTCGACGCCGAGTGCCAGTCCCTGCAGGATGCAGTGCGTCAGGAGCGACAGGCCAAAGAGCGCTACGGTCGCGAAAAGGACGTCCTGCAGGCCGAGAAGTTCACACTGGAGCAAACGCTGGCG GACACCCGTCTGGATCTTGAATTCAAGGAGGAGAAACTTGCATCGCTACAGCGCGAGCTGGAGGAGATGACCTTTGGTGGCGGCACCGAGGAGGAGTTCGCCCAACTGCGGCGCTCCAAAAATGAAACAGAGCGTCGGGCCAAGGAACAGGAGGAAGAACTGGACGAGATGGCCGGTCAGATACAGCTGCTCGAACAAGCCAAGCTTCGCCTGGAGATGACCCTGGAAACAATGCGCAAAGAAGCGCGCCGTGAGTCCCAGCAGCGCGACGAAGAGCTGGAAGAAGTACGCGGTAACGGCTACAAGAAGATTAAAGCCCTTGAATGCCAGCTGGAAACTGAGCACGAGGAGCGGACTCTGCTGCTGCGCGAGAAGCACGAGCTAGAGCGACGTCTCTCCTCCATGGAGGATCGCGATCGTGTTGATCGCGATGCCGAGGAAGCGCTCAACCAAAAACTGCGACGCGATCTTCGCAAATACAAGGCCCTGCTCAAGGACGCCCAGACACAGTTGGAGCGGCTTAAGGCTGACACGCCTGGCAAGACGCTTATAAGACAACTGCGTAATCAACTGGAGGATGCCGAATCTGCTCGTTCGCTGGCTATGAAAGCGCGACAAACTGCGGAAGCCGAACTTACTGAAGTGCAGGCCATGTTCGATGAGTCGCATCGAGCTAGGAATGACGCGGAGGAGCGAGCCAATGCCGCACACAGAGATCGGGCTGAGCTGCAGGCCCAGATCGAGGAGAACGAGGAGGAGCTGGGCGAGCTGATGAAGAAGTACAGCGCCACGGTAAAGCAACTAAATACAGAGCAAATCAACGTATCCGAGGCTGAGTTTAAACTCAATGAAATGGAAGCAGAGCGCAATAACCTCAAGGAGCAGGTGGCCGAGCTGCAGCACCGACTGGACAACGTTGAGAACTTGGGGGATCCATCTATGGCCATGATGTCCAAGCG ACTGGAGCTGCGCACCAAGGAATTAGAGTCTCGACTGGAACTAGAGCAGGCCACTCGGGCTCGCCTTGAAGTGCAGGTGAACCGTCACAAAGAGGCTCTGGAAAAACTGCAGAACGAGGTGACGCAGTCAAAGATGCGTGAGATGCAGGCCCAGGATGTAATCAAAAAATCGCAAAAGAGTCTGCGCGACATGCGCGAAGAGTTCCACGCTGTCTCCAGCCGCGAGCAGGAGTCGCTCACAAGGCGCAAGGACCTGGAGAAGAAGGTGGAGCAAATGGAGTCGGAGGGAGCGGCGCTTAAAAACGATCTACGACTGGCTTTACAGCGAATAGCTGATCTACAGCAGGCAATGGAGGAAGAGGGCGAGGAGGAGCTGAGCGAAAG TGATGAAAGCCTCAGTTCGGTGGGCTCTATCAGTGATCTGGAAGATCGACTTCGGCCAGTTCATGTAAAACGCAGCTCACAGCAGTCCTTGAACGGCAGCATCGGCGGCGGAGGCGGAAGCGTTGTCAGCTCCACCCGCACCGTGGTGTTCGAAAAGGACGACAACAGCCCGAG AAATAACGCCAAGTAA
- the Mhcl gene encoding myosin heavy chain-like, isoform H, which translates to MSFRYSTRLIQDTRLDLEFKEEKLASLQRELEEMTFGGGTEEEFAQLRRSKNETERRAKEQEEELDEMAGQIQLLEQAKLRLEMTLETMRKEARRESQQRDEELEEVRGNGYKKIKALECQLETEHEERTLLLREKHELERRLSSMEDRDRVDRDAEEALNQKLRRDLRKYKALLKDAQTQLERLKADTPGKTLIRQLRNQLEDAESARSLAMKARQTAEAELTEVQAMFDESHRARNDAEERANAAHRDRAELQAQIEENEEELGELMKKYSATVKQLNTEQINVSEAEFKLNEMEAERNNLKEQVAELQHRLDNVENLGDPSMAMMSKRLELRTKELESRLELEQATRARLEVQVNRHKEALEKLQNEVTQSKMREMQAQDVIKKSQKSLRDMREEFHAVSSREQESLTRRKDLEKKVEQMESEGAALKNDLRLALQRIADLQQAMEEEGEEELSESDESLSSVGSISDLEDRLRPVHVKRSSQQSLNGSIGGGGGSVVSSTRTVVFEKDDNSPRYADNEVNSNSRKQHKH; encoded by the exons ATGAGTTTCCGCTACTCAACTCGGCTGATTCAA GACACCCGTCTGGATCTTGAATTCAAGGAGGAGAAACTTGCATCGCTACAGCGCGAGCTGGAGGAGATGACCTTTGGTGGCGGCACCGAGGAGGAGTTCGCCCAACTGCGGCGCTCCAAAAATGAAACAGAGCGTCGGGCCAAGGAACAGGAGGAAGAACTGGACGAGATGGCCGGTCAGATACAGCTGCTCGAACAAGCCAAGCTTCGCCTGGAGATGACCCTGGAAACAATGCGCAAAGAAGCGCGCCGTGAGTCCCAGCAGCGCGACGAAGAGCTGGAAGAAGTACGCGGTAACGGCTACAAGAAGATTAAAGCCCTTGAATGCCAGCTGGAAACTGAGCACGAGGAGCGGACTCTGCTGCTGCGCGAGAAGCACGAGCTAGAGCGACGTCTCTCCTCCATGGAGGATCGCGATCGTGTTGATCGCGATGCCGAGGAAGCGCTCAACCAAAAACTGCGACGCGATCTTCGCAAATACAAGGCCCTGCTCAAGGACGCCCAGACACAGTTGGAGCGGCTTAAGGCTGACACGCCTGGCAAGACGCTTATAAGACAACTGCGTAATCAACTGGAGGATGCCGAATCTGCTCGTTCGCTGGCTATGAAAGCGCGACAAACTGCGGAAGCCGAACTTACTGAAGTGCAGGCCATGTTCGATGAGTCGCATCGAGCTAGGAATGACGCGGAGGAGCGAGCCAATGCCGCACACAGAGATCGGGCTGAGCTGCAGGCCCAGATCGAGGAGAACGAGGAGGAGCTGGGCGAGCTGATGAAGAAGTACAGCGCCACGGTAAAGCAACTAAATACAGAGCAAATCAACGTATCCGAGGCTGAGTTTAAACTCAATGAAATGGAAGCAGAGCGCAATAACCTCAAGGAGCAGGTGGCCGAGCTGCAGCACCGACTGGACAACGTTGAGAACTTGGGGGATCCATCTATGGCCATGATGTCCAAGCG ACTGGAGCTGCGCACCAAGGAATTAGAGTCTCGACTGGAACTAGAGCAGGCCACTCGGGCTCGCCTTGAAGTGCAGGTGAACCGTCACAAAGAGGCTCTGGAAAAACTGCAGAACGAGGTGACGCAGTCAAAGATGCGTGAGATGCAGGCCCAGGATGTAATCAAAAAATCGCAAAAGAGTCTGCGCGACATGCGCGAAGAGTTCCACGCTGTCTCCAGCCGCGAGCAGGAGTCGCTCACAAGGCGCAAGGACCTGGAGAAGAAGGTGGAGCAAATGGAGTCGGAGGGAGCGGCGCTTAAAAACGATCTACGACTGGCTTTACAGCGAATAGCTGATCTACAGCAGGCAATGGAGGAAGAGGGCGAGGAGGAGCTGAGCGAAAG TGATGAAAGCCTCAGTTCGGTGGGCTCTATCAGTGATCTGGAAGATCGACTTCGGCCAGTTCATGTAAAACGCAGCTCACAGCAGTCCTTGAACGGCAGCATCGGCGGCGGAGGCGGAAGCGTTGTCAGCTCCACCCGCACCGTGGTGTTCGAAAAGGACGACAACAGCCCGAGGTACGCTGATAACGAAGTCAACTCGAACAGCAGAAAGCAGCACAAGCATTAA